A window of Oncorhynchus tshawytscha isolate Ot180627B linkage group LG10, Otsh_v2.0, whole genome shotgun sequence contains these coding sequences:
- the LOC112260300 gene encoding angiopoietin-related protein 4 isoform X1, translated as MKTTLVTVTLCLVILMATGNPFERRGGLAAGGKEKRVQYAAWDDVNVIAHGLLQLGQGLKEHVDKTKGQMRDITAKLKAFNGTVADLGQEGQRLQEEGDALKARARGLEDREVQVLNVTAELRERTEEMQQERKRVDERMNKLEEKVDGMLQGEGLPDMNAGNYSDARIIQGTLSVFFQWMLEAQNKRIDDLVNRVRLQQDKLDKQNVRIRTLQNQIQLTKERPAFRRKPEEAVHNGSIEQRDSPIEMASDCHELFLKGETASGVYTIQPLNYQSFEVCCEMTAEGGWTVIQRRQNGSVDFDQLWLAYQSGFGSLSGEFWLGLEKMHAVAKDTDYTLKVKFSDWMDDSETVQYPIRLGGEESHYALHIQETSIGNLESSLATEASGLPFSTRDQDNDQKSDTNCAKHLSGGWWFSNCGRSNLNGRYFMSPPPKQRHQRKQGVFWKTWRGRYYPLKTTVMMIAPIAIENKS; from the exons ATGAAGACAACACTAGTAACTGTGACTCTGTGTCTGGTCATTCTGATGGCCACCGGCAACCCCttcgagaggagaggaggcttggCCGCTGGCGGGAAGGAGAAGAGGGTGCAATATGCGGCGTGGGACGATGTGAACGTGATCGCCCACGGCCTGCTCCAGCTGGGTCAGGGGCTCAAGGAGCATGTGGACAAGACCAAGGGCCAGATGAGGGATATCACTGCCAAGCTGAAGGCCTTCAACGGTACCGTGGCCGACCTGGGCCAGGAGGGTCAGAGGCTGCAGGAGGAGGGCGACGCACTGAAGGCCCGGGCCCGGGGGCTGGAGGACAGGGAAGTCCAGGTGCTCAACGTGACGGCCGAgctgagggagaggacagaggagatgcagcaggagaggaagagggtggaTGAGCGGATGAACAagctggaggagaaggtggaTGGCATGCTGCAGGGAGAGGGGCTGCCCGACATGAATGCAGGCAACTACAGCGATGCCCGCATCATTCAG GGTACCCTTTCTGTTTTCTTTCAGTGGATGCTGGAAGCTCAGAATAAACGTATTGATGACCTGGTCAACAGAGTCCGACTCCAGCAAGATAAACTTGACAAGCAGAACGTGCGCATCAGAACCCTGCAAAACCAG ATTCAGCTGACAAAAGAGAGACCAGCATTCAGGCGGAAACCAGAGGAGGCCGTTCACAATGGTAGCATTGAGCAGCGCGACTCACCCATCG AGATGGCCTCCGATTGCCATGAGCTGTTCCTGAAAGGTGAGACGGCCAGCGGCGTGTACACCATTCAGCCATTAAACTACCAATCCTTTGAAGTCTGCTGTGAAATGACAGCCG AAGGTGGCTGGACTGTGATCCAGAGGCGCCAGAATGGCTCAGTTGACTTTGACCAGCTATGGCTGGCCTACCAGAGCGGCTTTGGCAGTCTGAGTG gtgAGTTCTGGCTTGGTCTTGAGAAGATGCACGCCGTGGCAAAAGACACGGACTACACCCTCAAGGTCAAGTTTTCCGACTGGATGGACGATTCTGAGACGGTCCAGTACCCCATCCGTCTGGGCGGGGAGGAGAGCCACTACGCCCTCCACATCCAGGAGACCTCCATCGGCAACCTGGAGAGCTCCCTGGCCACCGAAGCCTCCGGCCTGCCCTTCTCCACCCGCGACCAAGACAATGACCAGAAGAGCGACACCAACTGCGCCAAACACCTCTCTG GTGGCTGGTGGTTCAGCAACTGCGGACGCTCCAACCTGAACGGGCGCTACTTCATGAGCCCTCCTCCCAAGCAGAGGCATCAGAGGAAGCAGGGGGTTTTCTGGAAGACCTGGCGTGGCCGATACTATCCCCTGAAGACCACCGTCATGATGATCGCACCCATCGCGATCGAGAATAAGTCGTAG
- the LOC112260300 gene encoding angiopoietin-related protein 4 isoform X2, giving the protein MKTTLVTVTLCLVILMATGNPFERRGGLAAGGKEKRVQYAAWDDVNVIAHGLLQLGQGLKEHVDKTKGQMRDITAKLKAFNGTVADLGQEGQRLQEEGDALKARARGLEDREVQVLNVTAELRERTEEMQQERKRVDERMNKLEEKVDGMLQGEGLPDMNAGNYSDARIIQWMLEAQNKRIDDLVNRVRLQQDKLDKQNVRIRTLQNQIQLTKERPAFRRKPEEAVHNGSIEQRDSPIEMASDCHELFLKGETASGVYTIQPLNYQSFEVCCEMTAEGGWTVIQRRQNGSVDFDQLWLAYQSGFGSLSGEFWLGLEKMHAVAKDTDYTLKVKFSDWMDDSETVQYPIRLGGEESHYALHIQETSIGNLESSLATEASGLPFSTRDQDNDQKSDTNCAKHLSGGWWFSNCGRSNLNGRYFMSPPPKQRHQRKQGVFWKTWRGRYYPLKTTVMMIAPIAIENKS; this is encoded by the exons ATGAAGACAACACTAGTAACTGTGACTCTGTGTCTGGTCATTCTGATGGCCACCGGCAACCCCttcgagaggagaggaggcttggCCGCTGGCGGGAAGGAGAAGAGGGTGCAATATGCGGCGTGGGACGATGTGAACGTGATCGCCCACGGCCTGCTCCAGCTGGGTCAGGGGCTCAAGGAGCATGTGGACAAGACCAAGGGCCAGATGAGGGATATCACTGCCAAGCTGAAGGCCTTCAACGGTACCGTGGCCGACCTGGGCCAGGAGGGTCAGAGGCTGCAGGAGGAGGGCGACGCACTGAAGGCCCGGGCCCGGGGGCTGGAGGACAGGGAAGTCCAGGTGCTCAACGTGACGGCCGAgctgagggagaggacagaggagatgcagcaggagaggaagagggtggaTGAGCGGATGAACAagctggaggagaaggtggaTGGCATGCTGCAGGGAGAGGGGCTGCCCGACATGAATGCAGGCAACTACAGCGATGCCCGCATCATTCAG TGGATGCTGGAAGCTCAGAATAAACGTATTGATGACCTGGTCAACAGAGTCCGACTCCAGCAAGATAAACTTGACAAGCAGAACGTGCGCATCAGAACCCTGCAAAACCAG ATTCAGCTGACAAAAGAGAGACCAGCATTCAGGCGGAAACCAGAGGAGGCCGTTCACAATGGTAGCATTGAGCAGCGCGACTCACCCATCG AGATGGCCTCCGATTGCCATGAGCTGTTCCTGAAAGGTGAGACGGCCAGCGGCGTGTACACCATTCAGCCATTAAACTACCAATCCTTTGAAGTCTGCTGTGAAATGACAGCCG AAGGTGGCTGGACTGTGATCCAGAGGCGCCAGAATGGCTCAGTTGACTTTGACCAGCTATGGCTGGCCTACCAGAGCGGCTTTGGCAGTCTGAGTG gtgAGTTCTGGCTTGGTCTTGAGAAGATGCACGCCGTGGCAAAAGACACGGACTACACCCTCAAGGTCAAGTTTTCCGACTGGATGGACGATTCTGAGACGGTCCAGTACCCCATCCGTCTGGGCGGGGAGGAGAGCCACTACGCCCTCCACATCCAGGAGACCTCCATCGGCAACCTGGAGAGCTCCCTGGCCACCGAAGCCTCCGGCCTGCCCTTCTCCACCCGCGACCAAGACAATGACCAGAAGAGCGACACCAACTGCGCCAAACACCTCTCTG GTGGCTGGTGGTTCAGCAACTGCGGACGCTCCAACCTGAACGGGCGCTACTTCATGAGCCCTCCTCCCAAGCAGAGGCATCAGAGGAAGCAGGGGGTTTTCTGGAAGACCTGGCGTGGCCGATACTATCCCCTGAAGACCACCGTCATGATGATCGCACCCATCGCGATCGAGAATAAGTCGTAG